The sequence below is a genomic window from Deltaproteobacteria bacterium.
TTCGTCGCCCGGCACCGTTGTTTGCTCAACACACGAATGAAATCTTGGGTGAGTACGGGTATACGAACAGTGATATTGCCACGTTGCGTGAGCAACGGGTGGTGCGGTAGTGAGGATCGAGTCATTGAATCATCGCGCCATCGGGTCATCGAGAAAACACTTTTTCAATGATCCGATGGCCCGATCACCCGATGACTCAATCGAATAACCGTCTATTTGCACTTGCGGCAGAAAGCTGATAGCTGAGCGCTCATGAAACCCGCAAAATTTACTTATGCGTGTCCGCAGTCGGTTGATGAGGCGCTTGCCCTGCTCGCGTCAGGCGATGAAGGTGTGAAGATTCTTGCCGGTGGGCAGAGTTTGGTACCACTACTCAATCTGCGCATGGCGGAAGTGAGCGCACTCCTCGATGTGAATCGTTTGACTGATTTGGCTTTCATCCGACGGGAGAATGGCATCCTCCGGGTTGGTGCTCTAACGCGTCACCGACAGTTGGAAGCCTCTCCGGAGATGCAGAAGAGCCTACCGTTAGTCGCTCGTGCTGCGGGCGAAGTTGGGCATTTGGCGATTCGCAATCGCGGGACGATTGGTGGTAGTCTCGTGCATGCTGATCCGGCGGCAGAGTGGCCGTTAGTCGCGGTGACGTTGAATGCTGAGTTTCTCCTACGTTCCCAAAGTGGTTCGCGAACGGTGAAAGCTCGCGACTTTTTCCTCGCGCCGCTCACGACTACTATCCAGCCAAATGAATTGTTAGGTGAAATTCGCTTTCCGGTGCCGCCGGGTTCCACTGCTTGGGGTTTTCAAGAGTTGTGTCGTCGACCAGGCGATTTTGCCATTGCCGCAGTGGCGTGTCAGCTGACTCTTGATGCCAGTCGAGTGTGTACTGCTGCTGCACTGGCAGTAGGCGGTGCGCACGATACGGCATTGTATATTGATGTTGAGAAGACATTGAAAGGCAGTCGAGGCGAAGATCATGCGCTACGGCAAGCCGCTGAGATCGTCGCTGCGGTGGTCGACCCACCATCTGACGTGCATGGCTCAGCGGATTATCGTCGACAGATGGTGCGGGTGTTGACGGTGCGAGCGCTGAAGGAAGCGTGGGGAAAATAAGTACTCAGTTGTCAGTTATCAGCATTCAGTTTTCTATCTTTCCTGACTGCTGACTGCTGACTGCTGACTGCCTGCGGAGAAAAACGCTATGACCAACGATAAAT
It includes:
- a CDS encoding xanthine dehydrogenase family protein subunit M, translating into MKPAKFTYACPQSVDEALALLASGDEGVKILAGGQSLVPLLNLRMAEVSALLDVNRLTDLAFIRRENGILRVGALTRHRQLEASPEMQKSLPLVARAAGEVGHLAIRNRGTIGGSLVHADPAAEWPLVAVTLNAEFLLRSQSGSRTVKARDFFLAPLTTTIQPNELLGEIRFPVPPGSTAWGFQELCRRPGDFAIAAVACQLTLDASRVCTAAALAVGGAHDTALYIDVEKTLKGSRGEDHALRQAAEIVAAVVDPPSDVHGSADYRRQMVRVLTVRALKEAWGK